Proteins encoded in a region of the Wenzhouxiangella sp. XN201 genome:
- a CDS encoding NAD(P)-dependent oxidoreductase gives MKAGWIGLGAMGGPMAGHLARHRHLAAVWNRSADKAKAFVAENEGTSAAESPAELAAAVDVICLCVSADNDLREVVDAIRDSLRPGQVVIDHSTVAPATARELAADLEKLDVAFIDAPVTGGVEGAKNGQLAIMAGGDREAVERVRPVMNSYARVMHHLGPSGAGQSAKAVNQLMVAGIAEAVCESLALMERLDLPREPMLELLGGGAAGNWFLDKRGKTMLADSFEVGFDPKLLLKDLKICRDLCDEADFTSAVLGQALDDYQRLIEGGDEGRDISALYRLKR, from the coding sequence ATGAAAGCAGGCTGGATCGGACTCGGTGCCATGGGCGGGCCCATGGCCGGGCATCTTGCACGTCACCGCCATCTGGCGGCTGTCTGGAATCGTAGCGCCGACAAGGCGAAGGCCTTCGTCGCCGAGAACGAAGGCACTTCAGCCGCTGAGTCACCCGCCGAACTGGCCGCGGCAGTCGATGTGATCTGCCTGTGCGTCTCCGCCGACAACGACCTGCGCGAAGTCGTCGATGCCATACGCGACTCACTGCGCCCAGGACAGGTCGTGATCGATCATTCCACCGTGGCGCCGGCCACCGCCCGCGAACTGGCCGCCGATCTGGAAAAGCTCGATGTCGCCTTCATCGACGCCCCGGTCACCGGCGGCGTGGAAGGCGCGAAGAACGGTCAGCTGGCGATCATGGCCGGCGGCGACCGGGAAGCGGTTGAACGCGTCCGGCCGGTCATGAACAGCTACGCCCGGGTCATGCACCACCTCGGCCCGTCCGGCGCCGGCCAGTCGGCCAAGGCGGTCAACCAGCTGATGGTCGCCGGCATTGCCGAGGCGGTGTGCGAGTCGCTGGCCCTGATGGAACGCCTCGACCTGCCGCGCGAACCGATGCTCGAGCTACTCGGCGGCGGAGCGGCCGGCAACTGGTTCCTCGACAAGCGCGGCAAGACCATGCTGGCCGACTCCTTCGAAGTCGGCTTCGACCCCAAGCTGCTACTCAAGGACTTGAAGATCTGTCGCGATCTGTGCGACGAAGCCGACTTCACTTCGGCCGTGCTCGGCCAGGCGCTGGATGACTATCAGCGGTTGATCGAGGGTGGAGATGAGGGGCGGGATATTTCTGCGCTTTATCGGTTGAAGCGGTGA
- the speA gene encoding biosynthetic arginine decarboxylase produces the protein MNSDARTRARRRYAIDRWSEGFFDLDQSGQLLARPDRQRSVALATIVERARRQGLRLPMLLRFPDILRARASQLREAFETAMAEHDYGGGYAPVYPIKVNQQASVVRTLAEVEGLGLEVGSKPELITALAVSQPATRIICNGYKDAAYIRLALSGARLGLEPVIVIEKPGEWPLIRREAERLGVTPEVGVRLRLSSLGSGNWQNTGGERAKFGLAASQVLGLAEAMREAGCLDWLTLLHFHMGSQISNLRDIQRGVREAGRYFTELVAAGIDIRRLDIGGGLGVDYEGGGTRSFCSMNYSLAQYAHAIVGGIAELCREHDLAMPQLISESGRALTAHHAVLVTNVTATETLPRDARDAGKDDPAVIRGLAEVRDQVDEREPEESFLEAEHLLEEGRNLFLYGDLPLAERARLEPLYNTILERLAGRLDREHRRHRELAERIRYQLSAKYFINLSIFQSLPDIWAIDQVFPILPLSRLDEEPTERAVLEDLTCDSDGRIDQYVDRGLLEPTLPVHRIEPDETYLLGIFMAGAYQETLGDIHNLFGDTDSVDVVLDNGEFRLTNARAGDSADMLLELVGYNPRELMTACRARVAAAGLDREQAELFERLLTEGLSAYTYLET, from the coding sequence ATGAACAGTGATGCCCGCACCCGCGCCCGCCGCCGCTACGCCATCGACCGCTGGTCGGAGGGGTTCTTCGATCTCGACCAGTCCGGGCAGTTGCTCGCCCGGCCCGACCGGCAACGCAGCGTGGCTCTGGCCACCATCGTCGAGCGCGCCCGCCGCCAGGGCCTGCGCCTGCCCATGTTGCTGCGCTTTCCCGACATCCTGCGCGCCCGGGCGTCACAATTGCGCGAGGCCTTCGAGACGGCCATGGCCGAGCACGACTACGGCGGGGGCTACGCACCCGTCTACCCGATCAAGGTCAACCAGCAGGCCAGCGTCGTGCGCACCCTGGCCGAGGTCGAGGGCCTGGGCCTGGAAGTCGGCAGCAAGCCCGAGCTGATCACCGCCCTGGCGGTCAGCCAGCCGGCTACGCGCATCATCTGCAACGGCTACAAGGACGCTGCCTACATTCGCCTTGCCCTGAGCGGCGCCAGGCTGGGGCTCGAACCGGTCATCGTCATCGAGAAGCCCGGCGAGTGGCCACTGATCCGGCGCGAGGCCGAACGCCTGGGTGTCACGCCGGAAGTCGGGGTGCGGCTGCGCCTGTCCTCCCTGGGCAGCGGCAACTGGCAGAACACCGGCGGCGAGCGCGCCAAGTTCGGCCTGGCCGCCAGCCAGGTGCTGGGCCTCGCCGAGGCCATGCGCGAGGCCGGCTGCCTGGACTGGCTCACGCTGCTGCACTTCCACATGGGCTCGCAGATTTCCAACCTGCGCGACATCCAGCGTGGCGTGCGCGAGGCCGGGCGTTACTTCACCGAACTGGTGGCCGCCGGCATCGACATCCGCCGGCTCGACATCGGCGGCGGCCTGGGCGTGGACTACGAAGGCGGCGGCACGCGCAGCTTCTGTTCGATGAACTACTCCCTGGCGCAGTACGCCCACGCGATCGTCGGCGGTATCGCCGAGCTGTGCCGCGAGCACGACCTGGCCATGCCGCAGTTGATTTCCGAATCGGGCCGGGCGCTGACCGCCCACCATGCCGTGCTCGTGACCAACGTCACCGCCACCGAAACCCTTCCGCGTGACGCCAGAGACGCTGGCAAGGACGACCCGGCGGTCATTCGCGGCCTGGCCGAGGTGCGCGACCAGGTCGATGAGCGCGAGCCCGAGGAAAGCTTTCTCGAGGCCGAGCACCTGCTCGAGGAAGGTCGCAACCTGTTCCTCTACGGCGACCTGCCGCTGGCCGAACGCGCCCGGCTCGAGCCGCTCTACAACACCATCCTCGAACGACTGGCCGGTCGGCTCGACCGCGAGCACCGCCGCCACCGCGAGCTGGCCGAGCGCATCCGCTACCAGCTCTCGGCCAAGTACTTCATCAACCTGTCGATCTTCCAGTCGCTGCCCGACATCTGGGCCATCGATCAGGTCTTTCCCATCCTGCCGCTGAGTCGGCTCGACGAGGAGCCGACCGAACGCGCCGTGCTCGAGGATCTGACCTGCGACTCCGACGGGCGCATCGACCAGTACGTCGACCGCGGCCTGCTCGAGCCGACCCTGCCGGTGCATCGCATCGAGCCGGACGAGACCTACCTGCTCGGCATCTTCATGGCCGGCGCCTATCAGGAAACACTGGGCGATATCCACAACCTGTTCGGCGACACCGACAGCGTCGACGTCGTGCTCGACAACGGTGAATTCCGCCTGACCAACGCCCGCGCCGGCGACTCGGCCGACATGCTGCTCGAACTGGTCGGCTACAACCCGCGCGAACTGATGACCGCCTGCCGCGCCCGCGTGGCAGCCGCCGGACTCGACCGCGAGCAGGCGGAACTGTTCGAGCGCCTGCTGACCGAGGGCCTGTCGGCTTATACCTATCTCGAAACCTGA
- the speE gene encoding polyamine aminopropyltransferase, translated as MALPDDRKWFTEACSEAGSAASWTIDAHLAHEITDFQTIDVYRTEKWGNLMVIDGFVMLTTRDNFLYHEMMSHPALFSHPDPKRVLIIGGGDCGTLREVLAHDTVKRCTQVEIDEQVTRLSEKFFPELCERNDDPRAELIFDDGLAHVKNLAAGSVDVIIVDSTDPIGPAEGLFGPEFVADCYSALADGGLFLQQSESPLLHQKLIAGIRGNMEKAGFSTIRTLGFPQPCYPSGWWSLTQARKGGDIAPVSAERFDASGIETRYFNPGVHVGALATQLP; from the coding sequence ATGGCCCTTCCCGACGACCGCAAATGGTTTACCGAGGCTTGCTCCGAGGCCGGCAGCGCCGCGTCCTGGACCATCGATGCGCACCTGGCGCACGAGATCACCGACTTCCAGACCATCGATGTCTATCGCACCGAAAAATGGGGCAACCTGATGGTCATCGACGGCTTCGTCATGCTGACCACGCGCGACAATTTCCTCTACCACGAGATGATGAGCCACCCGGCGCTGTTCTCCCACCCCGACCCGAAGCGTGTATTGATCATCGGCGGCGGCGATTGCGGCACGCTCCGCGAGGTGCTGGCGCACGATACTGTCAAGCGCTGTACCCAGGTCGAGATCGACGAGCAGGTCACGCGCCTGTCCGAGAAGTTCTTTCCGGAGCTGTGCGAGCGCAACGACGACCCGCGCGCCGAACTGATCTTCGACGACGGCCTGGCGCACGTGAAGAACCTCGCAGCGGGCAGTGTGGACGTGATCATCGTCGATTCGACCGATCCCATCGGCCCGGCCGAGGGCCTGTTCGGGCCGGAGTTCGTGGCCGACTGCTATTCGGCCCTGGCTGACGGCGGCCTGTTCCTGCAACAGAGCGAATCACCGCTGTTGCATCAGAAACTGATCGCCGGCATCCGCGGCAACATGGAAAAGGCGGGGTTTTCCACCATCCGGACCCTGGGTTTTCCGCAGCCCTGCTATCCCTCGGGCTGGTGGTCTCTCACCCAGGCTCGCAAGGGCGGCGACATCGCGCCGGTCAGCGCCGAGCGCTTCGACGCGTCCGGCATCGAGACTCGCTACTTCAATCCCGGTGTGCATGTGGGGGCGTTGGCAACGCAGTTGCCTTGA
- a CDS encoding DUF3617 family protein: MIARLLVPALALGLVTAAVAETPNIEPGLWEYKNKMSFSGDVPIPDQEQTSEECITMEDIQDGDAFLDDVEECEVTRKDVRRDGMDYAMTCTQPDGTQMTMVATMQFNGDSAEGTIDGSMETPMGAMEMSIAMTGRRIGDCPGE, from the coding sequence ATGATTGCACGCTTGCTTGTCCCCGCCCTGGCCCTTGGCCTGGTCACCGCGGCCGTCGCCGAGACCCCCAACATCGAACCCGGACTGTGGGAATACAAAAACAAGATGAGCTTCTCTGGTGATGTACCGATTCCCGACCAGGAACAGACCAGCGAGGAATGCATCACGATGGAAGATATCCAGGACGGCGATGCCTTTCTCGACGACGTCGAGGAATGCGAGGTCACGCGCAAGGACGTGCGCCGAGACGGCATGGACTACGCCATGACCTGCACCCAGCCCGACGGCACTCAGATGACCATGGTCGCGACCATGCAGTTCAACGGCGACAGCGCCGAAGGCACGATTGACGGCAGCATGGAGACGCCGATGGGCGCCATGGAAATGAGCATCGCCATGACTGGCCGCCGCATCGGTGACTGCCCGGGCGAGTAG